In Ostrea edulis chromosome 6, xbOstEdul1.1, whole genome shotgun sequence, a single window of DNA contains:
- the LOC125646374 gene encoding phospholipid scramblase 3-like isoform X1 produces the protein MTDIEIQNRQQPMEGEITEQPEAEKTRTQRQPPMEGAIIKRPAMQGAVIQRQPQMQGAIIQRQPQMQGAIIQRQPQMQGAIIQRQPGRRQPMEGAIIKMRKWMEHPGAIEGVPPGMEPLVGLDHVLVKQIMEYNEMTSGSEGRNEYDILNKLGEQIYKIKERSEELQRIMYGNCRAFIFPVRDRSGQEVMRLSHEKCQGCTCSCIQTTPDWGFEIPIEAPPGVVLGYSKEWHEGSGFNVKIMDADRQHLYMLNGDTCACQGSCCPNDLEYPITDGDGNQVANIYKRWAGSFQESMSDADTFGLTFPKDMIINHKILLFGTIFLVDFLRHEKSGGGGGR, from the exons ATGACTGACATTGAGATTCAAAATAGACAACAGCCAATGGAAGGGGAAATAACTGAACAACCAGAGGCTGAAAAGACAAG GACTCAACGTCAGCCACCAATGGAAGGAGCAATAATAAAACGCCCAGCAATGCAGGGGGCAGTTATCCAACGTCAACCCCAAATGCAGGGGGCAATTATACAACGTCAGCCCCAAATGCAGGGGGCGATTATTCAACGTCAGCCCCAAATGCAGGGGGCGATTATTCAACGTCAGCCCGGACGGCGGCAGCCCATGGAAGGGGCAATTATCA aaatgaGAAAATGGATGGAACACCCTGGGGCAATTGAAGGCGTACCCCCGGGCATGGAACCTCTTGTTGGACTGGATCACGTCCTTGTCAAACAGATCATGGAATATAACGAAA TGACTTCAGGGTCTGAGGGAAGAAACGAGTACGACATTCTGAATAAGTTGGGGGAGCAGATCTACAAGATTAAGGAGC GGTCTGAGGAGTTACAGAGAATAATGTACGGAAACTGCCGAGCCTTCATTTTCCCAGTCCGTGATAGGTCGGGACAG GAGGTGATGCGACTCAGTCATGAGAAATGCCAAGGTTGCACATGTTCCTGTATTCAAACAACGCCTGATTGGGGATTCGAAATTCCAATCGAAGCGCCACCTGGTGTAGTATTAGGTTATTCCAAGGAATG GCACGAGGGCTCCGGATTTAATGTGAAGATTATGGACGCTGATCGGCAAcatctttacatgttaaatggTGACACGTGTGCTTGTCAGGGATCGTGCTGTCCTAATGATCTGGAGTACCCG ATAACTGACGGAGATGGCAACCAAGTGGCCAATATTTACAAACGATGGGCTGGATCATTCCAGGAGTCTATGTCCGATGCCGACACTTTTGGACTTACAT TTCCTAAAGACATGATCATTAATCACAAGATTCTTCTATTTGGAACTATATTCCTGGTG
- the LOC125646374 gene encoding phospholipid scramblase 1-like isoform X2 translates to MTDIEIQNRQQPMEGEITEQPEAEKTRTQRQPPMEGAIIKRPAMQGAVIQRQPQMQGAIIQRQPQMQGAIIQRQPQMQGAIIQRQPGRRQPMEGAIIKMRKWMEHPGAIEGVPPGMEPLVGLDHVLVKQIMEYNEMTSGSEGRNEYDILNKLGEQIYKIKERSEELQRIMYGNCRAFIFPVRDRSGQEVMRLSHEKCQGCTCSCIQTTPDWGFEIPIEAPPGVVLGYSKEWHEGSGFNVKIMDADRQHLYMLNGDTCACQGSCCPNDLEYPITDGDGNQVANIYKRWAGSFQESMSDADTFGLT, encoded by the exons ATGACTGACATTGAGATTCAAAATAGACAACAGCCAATGGAAGGGGAAATAACTGAACAACCAGAGGCTGAAAAGACAAG GACTCAACGTCAGCCACCAATGGAAGGAGCAATAATAAAACGCCCAGCAATGCAGGGGGCAGTTATCCAACGTCAACCCCAAATGCAGGGGGCAATTATACAACGTCAGCCCCAAATGCAGGGGGCGATTATTCAACGTCAGCCCCAAATGCAGGGGGCGATTATTCAACGTCAGCCCGGACGGCGGCAGCCCATGGAAGGGGCAATTATCA aaatgaGAAAATGGATGGAACACCCTGGGGCAATTGAAGGCGTACCCCCGGGCATGGAACCTCTTGTTGGACTGGATCACGTCCTTGTCAAACAGATCATGGAATATAACGAAA TGACTTCAGGGTCTGAGGGAAGAAACGAGTACGACATTCTGAATAAGTTGGGGGAGCAGATCTACAAGATTAAGGAGC GGTCTGAGGAGTTACAGAGAATAATGTACGGAAACTGCCGAGCCTTCATTTTCCCAGTCCGTGATAGGTCGGGACAG GAGGTGATGCGACTCAGTCATGAGAAATGCCAAGGTTGCACATGTTCCTGTATTCAAACAACGCCTGATTGGGGATTCGAAATTCCAATCGAAGCGCCACCTGGTGTAGTATTAGGTTATTCCAAGGAATG GCACGAGGGCTCCGGATTTAATGTGAAGATTATGGACGCTGATCGGCAAcatctttacatgttaaatggTGACACGTGTGCTTGTCAGGGATCGTGCTGTCCTAATGATCTGGAGTACCCG ATAACTGACGGAGATGGCAACCAAGTGGCCAATATTTACAAACGATGGGCTGGATCATTCCAGGAGTCTATGTCCGATGCCGACACTTTTGGACTTACAT